In Legionella beliardensis, the following are encoded in one genomic region:
- the pdxJ gene encoding pyridoxine 5'-phosphate synthase, translating to MKEILLGVNIDHIATVRQARGTRYPDPVQAAIDAEEAGADGITLHMREDLRHIQARDVRLIKQVLQTRMNLELAVTDAMLDFAEEILPEHTCLVPEKRAELTTEGGLDVIGNFELITRAVKRLQAFDSEVSLFIDPDVDQIEAAVATGAPVIEIHTGAYADAPTATSRLEELKRVNVAARHAAKLGLIVNAGHGLNYQNVKPIAAIQELHELNIGHAIVARALFTGLKDAVRHMRQLMVEARNYVNE from the coding sequence ATGAAAGAAATTTTATTAGGTGTTAACATAGATCATATAGCAACTGTTCGTCAGGCGCGTGGTACACGTTATCCTGATCCTGTGCAAGCTGCAATTGATGCGGAAGAGGCGGGTGCTGATGGGATTACCCTACATATGCGTGAAGATTTGCGCCATATTCAGGCGCGTGATGTACGTTTAATTAAGCAGGTGCTGCAAACAAGAATGAATTTAGAATTAGCAGTGACTGATGCTATGTTGGATTTTGCTGAGGAAATTTTACCCGAGCATACTTGCCTTGTACCTGAAAAACGTGCTGAACTTACAACAGAGGGTGGATTAGATGTTATTGGTAACTTTGAATTAATTACGAGGGCCGTAAAACGTTTACAGGCTTTTGATAGTGAAGTATCTTTATTTATTGACCCAGATGTTGACCAAATTGAAGCAGCGGTAGCCACAGGTGCGCCAGTTATTGAAATTCATACTGGCGCTTATGCTGATGCACCAACGGCTACAAGTCGTTTGGAAGAATTAAAGCGGGTGAATGTAGCTGCTAGGCATGCTGCAAAACTTGGTTTGATAGTTAATGCAGGTCATGGTCTAAACTATCAGAATGTTAAACCTATTGCAGCCATACAAGAATTACATGAATTAAATATTGGCCATGCCATTGTTGCGCGAGCACTTTTTACTGGTTTAAAGGACGCAGTAAGGCATATGCGCCAGCTTATGGTGGAAGCTAGAAACTATGTCAATGAATGA
- the recO gene encoding DNA repair protein RecO, whose amino-acid sequence MTDNSLNAWLLHKQPLGDTSLKAIFYTREQGIIPCVYKGGRLPKKQTLLQPFIPLWLSVRHQKNSQWCYVSQIENTGPSLILNGDSLFAGLYINELIYYLLADSEPSTLFYDSYELTLKALAQTQARLELEAILRYFEYRLLQLCGYAFSYTHEAYSYQLIDLKKHYTFIAGHGFVPAHQGLLGSDILALGQGQLNTPHLLKLAKHIMRQAINHALDGRALISRNLFKMRTSFKH is encoded by the coding sequence ATGACTGATAATTCTTTAAATGCGTGGTTGCTGCATAAGCAGCCACTCGGAGATACGAGTTTAAAAGCTATTTTTTATACGCGCGAGCAAGGTATTATTCCTTGCGTGTATAAAGGCGGGCGCTTACCTAAAAAACAAACTTTGCTACAACCATTTATTCCTTTGTGGCTATCTGTTAGACACCAAAAGAATTCTCAATGGTGTTACGTTAGTCAAATCGAGAATACGGGCCCATCTTTGATTCTTAATGGTGACTCCTTGTTCGCAGGCCTTTATATTAACGAATTAATCTATTATTTATTAGCGGATTCAGAACCATCTACTTTATTCTATGACAGCTATGAATTGACTCTAAAGGCATTAGCACAAACGCAGGCACGATTAGAGCTTGAAGCCATATTAAGGTATTTTGAATACAGGTTATTACAGCTATGTGGTTATGCTTTTTCTTATACTCACGAAGCTTATTCTTATCAATTAATTGATTTAAAAAAACATTATACTTTTATTGCCGGCCATGGCTTTGTACCAGCTCACCAAGGTTTATTAGGAAGTGATATCTTAGCTCTTGGCCAGGGCCAGTTAAATACGCCACATCTTTTAAAGCTAGCTAAACACATTATGCGCCAAGCAATTAACCATGCTTTAGACGGCAGAGCGTTAATTTCGCGAAACCTGTTTAAGATGCGAACTTCCTTTAAGCATTAG
- the era gene encoding GTPase Era, with translation MTSYCGYIALVGRPNVGKSTLLNQILQQKVSITSRKPQTTRHSILGIHTVDEYQFVYVDTPGIHQGEKKAINRLMNKTASSVLRDVDATVLVVDGTHWTDDDEKVLQLIKQVAVPCILVINKVDKVADKAQLLPWIEKMSQAHDFTAIIPLSARTGEQVDQLQTALKDLLPEGPHLFADDQVTDRSVRFLCAELLREKVFRLCGQEIPYSTTIEIESFKEEENLVRIQALIMLDKANHKPIVIGEKGQKLKEIATAARLDIEKLLDKKVFLQCWCKVKSGWADNDRLLKHLGYD, from the coding sequence ATGACAAGTTATTGTGGTTATATTGCTTTAGTAGGAAGACCTAACGTAGGTAAGTCAACGCTACTTAACCAAATTTTGCAGCAAAAAGTAAGCATCACTTCCCGTAAACCGCAAACGACAAGGCATAGTATTTTAGGTATTCATACGGTTGATGAGTATCAATTTGTTTATGTCGATACGCCAGGTATTCATCAAGGTGAAAAGAAAGCAATCAATCGCTTAATGAATAAAACAGCAAGCAGTGTGTTGCGTGATGTTGATGCAACAGTGTTAGTGGTTGATGGTACACATTGGACTGATGATGATGAAAAAGTATTGCAGCTCATTAAACAAGTGGCAGTGCCTTGTATTTTGGTTATCAATAAAGTAGACAAAGTGGCTGATAAAGCCCAGCTTCTACCCTGGATAGAAAAAATGAGTCAAGCTCATGATTTCACGGCTATCATTCCCTTATCTGCCCGAACAGGCGAGCAGGTTGATCAATTGCAGACTGCGTTAAAAGATTTATTACCAGAAGGACCGCATTTATTTGCCGACGATCAAGTGACTGATCGCTCAGTTCGCTTTTTATGTGCAGAATTGCTGCGAGAAAAAGTATTTCGTCTTTGTGGTCAAGAGATTCCTTATTCCACAACCATTGAAATCGAGTCATTTAAAGAAGAAGAAAACTTAGTAAGGATTCAAGCATTAATTATGCTTGATAAAGCAAACCATAAACCCATTGTTATTGGCGAAAAAGGACAAAAGCTTAAAGAGATTGCCACAGCTGCCAGGCTTGATATTGAAAAACTCTTAGATAAAAAAGTTTTTCTCCAATGTTGGTGCAAAGTGAAATCTGGTTGGGCTGACAATGATCGCTTACTAAAACACTTAGGCTATGACTGA
- a CDS encoding polysaccharide biosynthesis/export family protein translates to MKTLMLLLLALPLMVFAENTSRPSSLTNPALSSPNLSSEEVQKNTLEQAKTAAARGASLSATGFSAASNSADDGQDAADDEETNIHLKSSTHMGDVLNQRLPVFGRNLFGRQCEQLHQARFFNPEYRITVGDEVNVQMWGAYQLSQRITVDSQGNIFIPDVGPVKVEGVENQQLNEVIQQHVKKSFKKGVNLYADLVTAQPVQVYVAGFVNSPGLYDGLSSDSVIYFLCAAGGINLNEGSFRDIAVIRNGKPLRQVDLYDFLFKGFVTPFQLHQGDTILVKAQKYIISVAGDVKSSYQYELLDQELPLSALMSLANVEPTATYVRIQRNQGRQPTFIYEPIHSSKPLKIKAGDRITFVADKEVQQTLITVKGQVKGPHQYVVKQGTTLRQFLKTLPLAPDANLANVQLFRESVARQQKEALNANLARLQRQTMTGETLTGDDAKLQAARSELITKFVQEAKQVETKGQVVLGEPSQWGHILLQNNDVINIPPHSSVVTVSGDVVNSISLTINPQYRLIDYIQAAGGFQKTANQGEFLLVRQNGQVQLVKHSWHSGHVGLQGGDQLIVLPKQTENGIKVTGMMSSILYQLALAAKVVVAL, encoded by the coding sequence TTGAAGACGTTGATGCTATTATTACTTGCATTACCGCTTATGGTGTTTGCTGAAAACACGTCGCGGCCGTCTTCATTGACTAATCCGGCGCTATCTTCTCCTAATCTATCCTCAGAAGAGGTACAAAAAAATACACTTGAGCAAGCAAAAACGGCGGCGGCTAGGGGAGCAAGCTTATCAGCGACTGGATTTTCTGCCGCCAGTAACAGTGCAGATGATGGCCAAGATGCCGCGGATGATGAAGAAACGAATATCCATTTAAAGTCAAGCACGCACATGGGGGATGTGTTAAACCAACGGTTGCCAGTGTTTGGACGCAATTTATTTGGGCGGCAATGTGAACAATTACACCAAGCACGATTTTTTAATCCAGAATATCGGATAACGGTTGGTGATGAAGTGAATGTTCAGATGTGGGGTGCGTATCAGTTGTCGCAACGGATTACGGTTGATAGTCAGGGGAATATTTTTATCCCAGACGTAGGGCCTGTGAAAGTGGAAGGGGTTGAAAACCAACAATTAAATGAGGTCATCCAACAGCATGTGAAAAAGAGCTTTAAGAAGGGCGTGAATCTGTATGCTGATTTAGTGACCGCGCAACCGGTGCAAGTGTATGTGGCAGGGTTTGTGAATTCACCGGGCCTTTATGATGGGCTATCGTCTGACTCGGTGATTTACTTTCTTTGTGCCGCCGGTGGCATCAATTTAAATGAGGGGAGCTTTCGTGACATTGCAGTGATTCGCAATGGCAAGCCGCTTCGCCAGGTTGATTTATACGATTTTCTGTTTAAAGGCTTTGTCACCCCGTTTCAATTGCACCAAGGGGATACGATTTTAGTCAAGGCGCAAAAGTACATTATCTCGGTGGCAGGGGATGTGAAAAGTTCTTATCAATATGAATTGCTAGACCAAGAATTGCCCTTATCCGCCTTAATGAGCTTAGCGAATGTCGAGCCGACAGCGACTTACGTGCGCATTCAACGCAACCAAGGCCGCCAGCCAACCTTTATTTACGAACCCATTCACTCTTCCAAACCGCTTAAAATCAAAGCCGGTGACCGCATTACCTTTGTGGCGGATAAAGAAGTGCAACAAACGTTGATTACGGTCAAAGGCCAAGTCAAAGGACCGCATCAATACGTGGTCAAACAAGGCACCACCTTGCGCCAATTTCTAAAAACACTGCCGCTTGCGCCGGATGCTAATCTCGCCAATGTGCAACTGTTTCGCGAATCAGTGGCAAGACAACAAAAAGAAGCCCTCAATGCCAATCTCGCTCGCTTACAGCGCCAGACCATGACCGGTGAAACACTCACCGGAGATGATGCCAAACTGCAAGCCGCACGCTCGGAATTAATTACTAAATTTGTGCAAGAAGCCAAGCAAGTGGAGACCAAAGGTCAAGTGGTCTTAGGTGAGCCAAGCCAATGGGGGCACATCCTGTTGCAAAATAATGATGTCATTAATATTCCTCCGCACTCCTCTGTGGTGACCGTCAGTGGCGATGTGGTGAATTCCATCTCGCTAACCATCAATCCGCAGTATCGCTTGATTGATTACATTCAAGCGGCCGGTGGCTTTCAAAAAACAGCCAATCAAGGTGAGTTTTTGTTAGTCAGACAAAATGGCCAAGTGCAACTGGTTAAACACTCCTGGCATTCAGGACACGTAGGACTCCAAGGTGGCGATCAGCTCATTGTCTTGCCTAAACAAACTGAAAATGGCATTAAAGTAACCGGCATGATGTCGTCTATCTTGTATCAGTTGGCTTTGGCCGCGAAAGTGGTCGTAGCTCTTTAG
- a CDS encoding type IV pilin protein produces the protein MFMLKRLNKGFSLIEMMIVLVIFAILVTIAYPSYQDYVSRGRRSDGQAALLDLASRMERYYAQQNTYQTATIGTGAATDVRGSNLSPEGWYTLSISAQTASSYTLQAVPNNQQATTDKRCQTLTINNLGVKGITAGPAGTPTGTVANCW, from the coding sequence ATGTTTATGCTTAAACGTTTAAATAAGGGCTTTAGTTTAATTGAGATGATGATTGTTCTAGTCATTTTCGCTATCCTAGTTACCATCGCCTACCCTAGTTATCAAGATTATGTATCTCGCGGTAGACGGTCTGATGGGCAAGCTGCCTTACTTGATTTAGCTAGCCGAATGGAACGCTATTATGCTCAACAAAATACTTATCAAACTGCTACCATTGGAACGGGTGCTGCAACCGATGTAAGAGGAAGTAACTTATCACCAGAAGGCTGGTATACCCTATCTATTTCAGCTCAAACAGCTTCAAGTTATACCTTACAAGCGGTACCGAACAATCAACAAGCAACGACTGATAAGCGATGCCAAACGTTAACAATAAACAATTTAGGGGTAAAAGGAATTACTGCAGGCCCTGCGGGTACTCCTACGGGAACGGTTGCAAATTGTTGGTAG
- a CDS encoding bifunctional 4-hydroxy-2-oxoglutarate aldolase/2-dehydro-3-deoxy-phosphogluconate aldolase: MMTDKLFNTQTIIVTLDVDALLFNRLEQVAQAGFSAVEINTHDTGLLKAILEQFPGLRIGAANILNTEQLENCYQAGVHFASSPGFLPAIAQTAAIYSINYLPGIATISEAMQVMALGYSQARPYPSTLSFCALLNRCLPMLRLFPTEVEWDEAEHYLSLPCVDAVSILNPESTQLSTLSTAIFA; encoded by the coding sequence ATAATGACTGATAAATTATTTAACACACAGACAATCATCGTCACACTGGATGTGGATGCCTTACTTTTTAACAGGTTGGAGCAGGTTGCCCAAGCAGGTTTTTCAGCCGTTGAAATTAATACGCATGATACAGGTTTATTAAAAGCTATTTTAGAGCAATTTCCCGGACTGCGCATCGGAGCAGCTAATATTCTTAATACTGAGCAGTTAGAAAATTGCTATCAAGCGGGCGTTCATTTCGCTTCAAGCCCAGGCTTCTTGCCTGCAATTGCACAAACTGCAGCAATTTATTCTATTAATTACTTACCTGGTATTGCGACTATTTCTGAAGCGATGCAAGTCATGGCTCTTGGCTATTCACAAGCTCGCCCTTACCCATCTACTTTATCGTTTTGTGCTTTATTAAATCGCTGCTTGCCTATGTTACGTTTATTTCCAACTGAAGTTGAATGGGATGAGGCTGAGCATTATTTATCGCTGCCTTGTGTTGATGCAGTAAGTATTTTAAATCCTGAATCAACTCAGTTAAGCACGTTGTCTACAGCTATTTTTGCCTAA
- the lspA gene encoding signal peptidase II, with amino-acid sequence MKKWPWLLLSLVVVIIDQLTKFWAATQLLPYQPEPLLPMVNFTLAYNTGAAFSFLSSAGGWQRWLFAIFSLVMSVVLLVWLLRIPKHLKLQLIGVSLILGGAIGNLYDRAIVGYVVDFIEVYYKNYHWPVFNFADSAICVGAFLLLIDLGKNSCRQRA; translated from the coding sequence ATGAAAAAATGGCCCTGGTTACTCTTAAGTTTGGTAGTTGTTATTATTGATCAGCTTACTAAATTTTGGGCTGCAACACAGTTACTACCCTATCAACCTGAGCCACTATTACCTATGGTTAATTTTACCTTAGCCTACAATACAGGCGCTGCTTTTAGCTTTTTAAGTAGCGCGGGTGGATGGCAGCGCTGGTTATTTGCCATATTTAGCTTAGTCATGAGTGTAGTTTTACTAGTATGGTTATTGCGTATTCCTAAGCATTTAAAATTACAATTAATTGGGGTAAGCTTAATATTAGGTGGCGCAATTGGCAATCTTTATGATCGGGCTATCGTTGGTTATGTAGTTGATTTTATTGAAGTGTACTATAAAAATTACCATTGGCCAGTATTTAATTTTGCAGACAGCGCCATTTGTGTTGGCGCTTTCTTACTATTGATTGATTTAGGCAAAAATAGCTGTAGACAACGTGCTTAA
- the ileS gene encoding isoleucine--tRNA ligase — protein MADYKDTLNLPHTAFPMKANLAGREPQCLEAWYANNLYNQIRQAHANDKQFILHDGPPYANGHLHCGHALNKILKDIIIKSKTLSGFNAPFVPGWDCHGLPIELNVEKKIGKAGVKVDAKEFRAKCRDYAASQIDIQREEFKRLGVFGDWDNPYATYHPHYEANIIRALGKIIANGHLQQGFKPVHWCIDCGSALAEAEVDYEDKTSSSIDVAFYAENPNDFISRVDLSLPTKPVIVPIWTTTPWTLPANEAVTLHPELNYELVDGGDNYFLIIDVLVEQVMSRYGLANYKRFGKLPGETFTYLKLKHPFYDRLVPIITGEHVTTDSGTGCVHTAPAHGVEDYTVGQAFNLPLINPVMGNGCYAADVQYFGGMSVLKTNEKIIELLSERQVLLHKELIQHSYPHCWRHKTPMIFLATPQWFISMDKNNLRKDILKEIEHVNWIPEWGKPRISSMVENRPDWCISRQRAWGTPIPLFVHKSTRDLHPNTLELIEKVAKQVEEKGIEAWFELKTEDLLGDDANDYDKLTDTLDVWFDSGVSHYSVLMQNQALGLPADIYFEGSDQHRGWFNSSLTTAVAMYGHAPYKTVLTHGYTVDAEGRKLSKSKGNYVSLDKLINQHGADVLRLWVSSTDYRNEVSISEEIIKRTSDAYRRIRNTARFLLANLVDFEPREHLLSGENLVVLDSWAIKRAQQLQDEILTAYQNYNFHIIYQKVHNFCAVDLGSFYLDVIKDRQYTTPKNSLARRSCQTAMYHIVQALTRWLAPILSFTAEEIWQFIPGKTNDSIFLETWYTAWPDIKTIDMNFWQLLQTVRNEVNKAIENQRQQGVVGSALAAEVILYAGPKLKDQLSQLGEELRFLLITSSATVEPLNAKPADLSVNAELDLAIAVKASDMAKCARCWHRTGDIGLNPEYADLCRRCTDNITGKDEVRNFA, from the coding sequence ATGGCAGATTATAAAGATACCCTTAATTTACCTCATACGGCTTTTCCTATGAAGGCAAATTTAGCCGGGCGCGAGCCTCAATGTTTAGAAGCTTGGTATGCAAATAATCTTTATAACCAAATTCGGCAAGCACACGCTAATGATAAGCAGTTTATCCTGCATGATGGGCCGCCGTATGCTAATGGCCATTTGCATTGCGGCCATGCTTTAAACAAAATTTTAAAAGATATTATTATTAAATCAAAAACCTTAAGTGGTTTTAATGCCCCTTTTGTACCTGGTTGGGATTGCCATGGCTTGCCTATTGAATTAAATGTCGAGAAAAAAATCGGCAAAGCGGGTGTTAAAGTAGATGCAAAAGAATTTCGTGCTAAATGCCGTGATTATGCAGCCAGTCAAATTGATATACAGCGAGAAGAGTTTAAGCGCTTAGGTGTTTTTGGCGATTGGGATAATCCTTACGCCACTTATCATCCTCATTATGAGGCAAATATTATTCGCGCTCTGGGTAAAATAATTGCCAATGGCCATTTACAACAAGGGTTTAAGCCTGTCCATTGGTGTATAGATTGTGGCTCTGCTTTAGCCGAAGCTGAAGTAGATTATGAAGATAAAACATCCTCCTCTATTGATGTTGCTTTTTATGCAGAAAATCCCAATGATTTTATCAGCCGAGTTGACTTAAGCCTTCCCACTAAGCCTGTGATTGTACCTATATGGACAACCACGCCCTGGACTTTGCCTGCAAATGAAGCGGTCACTTTGCATCCTGAATTAAATTATGAATTAGTTGATGGTGGTGATAACTATTTCTTAATTATTGATGTTTTAGTTGAGCAAGTAATGAGCCGGTATGGTCTTGCAAATTACAAACGTTTTGGCAAGTTACCTGGTGAAACATTTACCTACTTAAAGTTAAAGCATCCTTTTTATGACAGATTAGTGCCTATTATCACTGGTGAGCATGTAACAACTGACTCCGGTACAGGCTGTGTACATACAGCACCTGCTCATGGTGTTGAAGATTACACGGTTGGCCAAGCGTTTAACTTACCTTTAATAAATCCTGTTATGGGCAATGGTTGTTATGCGGCTGATGTTCAGTATTTTGGTGGCATGTCAGTTTTAAAAACAAATGAAAAAATCATTGAATTGCTTAGCGAAAGACAGGTGCTATTACATAAGGAATTGATTCAGCATAGCTATCCACATTGTTGGCGTCATAAAACACCCATGATATTTTTAGCAACTCCACAGTGGTTTATTTCCATGGATAAAAATAATTTACGGAAAGATATTTTAAAGGAAATTGAGCACGTTAATTGGATTCCAGAGTGGGGCAAGCCTCGCATTAGTAGTATGGTAGAAAATAGGCCTGATTGGTGTATTTCTAGACAAAGGGCTTGGGGTACACCTATACCCTTATTTGTGCATAAATCAACGCGTGATTTACATCCAAATACCTTGGAGTTAATTGAAAAAGTTGCTAAGCAGGTTGAAGAAAAGGGTATTGAGGCTTGGTTTGAACTTAAGACGGAAGATCTTTTAGGTGATGATGCTAATGATTATGACAAGCTAACTGACACATTGGATGTGTGGTTTGATTCTGGCGTTTCACATTACAGCGTTTTGATGCAAAATCAGGCGTTGGGGTTACCTGCTGATATTTATTTTGAAGGGTCTGATCAACACCGCGGCTGGTTTAATTCATCTCTAACAACGGCTGTTGCCATGTATGGGCATGCGCCCTACAAAACTGTGTTAACGCATGGGTATACTGTTGATGCCGAGGGTAGAAAATTATCTAAATCTAAGGGTAACTATGTTTCTCTAGATAAGCTTATTAACCAGCATGGTGCTGACGTGTTACGTTTGTGGGTTTCCTCAACCGATTACCGTAATGAAGTCAGTATTTCTGAGGAAATTATTAAACGAACCAGTGATGCTTATCGTCGTATACGTAATACAGCTCGTTTCTTATTAGCTAATTTAGTCGATTTTGAACCTCGCGAGCATTTGCTTTCTGGCGAAAATTTAGTAGTACTTGATAGCTGGGCTATTAAAAGAGCACAACAGTTACAAGATGAAATCCTAACCGCCTACCAAAACTATAATTTTCATATTATCTATCAAAAAGTTCATAACTTTTGTGCGGTAGATTTGGGTAGTTTTTATTTGGACGTTATTAAAGACAGGCAATACACAACGCCAAAAAATAGCCTAGCTCGGCGCTCGTGCCAAACGGCGATGTATCATATTGTCCAAGCTTTAACTCGTTGGTTAGCACCCATCTTGTCATTTACTGCTGAAGAGATTTGGCAATTTATACCGGGCAAAACAAATGACTCAATCTTTTTAGAAACTTGGTATACAGCATGGCCTGATATTAAAACAATCGATATGAATTTTTGGCAGTTATTACAAACAGTACGTAATGAAGTCAATAAAGCAATTGAAAACCAACGACAGCAAGGTGTGGTGGGCTCTGCTTTAGCTGCGGAAGTTATTTTATATGCAGGTCCTAAATTAAAAGATCAATTAAGTCAGTTAGGTGAGGAATTACGATTTTTATTAATTACTTCCTCTGCAACTGTTGAACCGTTAAATGCTAAGCCTGCTGACCTTAGTGTTAATGCTGAGCTTGATTTAGCTATTGCAGTCAAAGCAAGCGACATGGCGAAATGTGCGCGTTGCTGGCATCGAACAGGTGACATTGGCTTAAATCCAGAGTATGCTGATTTATGCCGCCGCTGTACTGACAATATTACTGGAAAAGATGAGGTTAGGAATTTTGCATGA